A genomic region of Zea mays cultivar B73 chromosome 6, Zm-B73-REFERENCE-NAM-5.0, whole genome shotgun sequence contains the following coding sequences:
- the LOC100274582 gene encoding Peptide-N4-(N-acetyl-beta-glucosaminyl)asparagine amidase A-like precursor, with the protein MQRRAPRLRVLLHLLILVPALSEVPDHYASPRVGSGTRTGLSNSPAQEYLDPTYPVPRSPPGASTCVLPVLSYSFANTYGTPPAKAAYAPPAECPAPWSLVVLSFSVAIAGDQYDRVAAVWLDGAELLRTTTAEPTTDGVRWTIHKDVTRYSALLRSPRGGELSVMLENLVNDVYTGVYNVSVSLEFHGVPAYLGDAGSSSAAGSAEPGGQATLKLPASYFQPADLILPISEGMGSSNGFWFRIQNSSDPRSKLVRIPSNTYRAVLEVFVSPHSNDEFWYSNPPDLYIRENNLTTGRGNAAYREVVVSVDRHFAGSFVPFPVIYTGGINPLFWQPVAALGAFDLPTYDVELTPFLGILVDGKPHEIVLSVVDGIAEWLVDANLHLWLDPASTNVSAALSRYRTPRLSIKRRYSTRRPLDGKFKIRAKRKSQFSGWVKSSFGNFTTNVETELEVTSLVDFTSQGRNKTVRLQVEQDTEVVVRSSETRKAVGKVETEAKYPLWLEMVTEDGENDTYVMRANLTHSLSVETDAEAEGLFDGETRVVDEQAAAGWMLVRGHDVLDGSAATTQAYRYSNEAGRYERAIDTLDGAVLSDNVTESYRASGDGLAWLAAGPAGGGAMEL; encoded by the coding sequence ATGCAGCGCCGCGCGCCGCGTCTCCGCGTCCTCCTCCATCTCCTAATCCTCGTCCCGGCCCTCTCCGAGGTTCCTGACCACTATGCCTCCCCGCGTGTGGGCTCGGGCACCAGAACGGGCCTCAGTAATTCGCCGGCGCAAGAGTATCTTGACCCCACCTATCCGGTCCCGCGGTCCCCGCCGGGGGCGTCGACCTGCGTCTTGCCGGTGCTCTCCTACTCCTTCGCCAACACCTACGGCACTCCCCCCGCCAAGGCGGCGTACGCGCCGCCAGCCGAGTGCCCTGCGCCCTGGTCCCTCGTCGTTCTCTCCTTCTCCGTCGCCATCGCCGGTGACCAGTACGACCGCGTCGCAGCCGTCTGGCTCGACGGCGCCGAGCTCCTCCGGACCACCACGGCCGAGCCCACCACCGACGGCGTTCGCTGGACCATCCACAAGGACGTCACCCGCTACTCCGCGCTGCTCCGGTCCCCGCGCGGCGGCGAGCTTTCTGTCATGCTGGAGAACCTCGTCAACGACGTGTACACCGGCGTATACAACGTCAGCGTGTCCCTCGAGTTCCACGGCGTCCCTGCTTACCTCGGCGACGCGGGGTCCTCCTCAGCTGCCGGCTCTGCGGAACCCGGCGGCCAGGCGACACTAAAACTGCCGGCGTCGTACTTCCAGCCGGCGGATCTGATCCTGCCAATCTCGGAGGGCATGGGCAGCAGCAATGGCTTTTGGTTCCGCATCCAGAATTCGTCGGACCCGCGGTCCAAGCTTGTGAGAATTCCATCGAACACCTACCGCGCAGTCCTCGAAGTCTTCGTGTCCCCGCACTCAAACGACGAGTTTTGGTATTCCAACCCGCCGGACCTCTACATCCGCGAGAACAACCTCACCACGGGACGGGGCAACGCGGCGTACCGCGAGGTCGTCGTGAGCGTGGACCGCCATTTCGCCGGCTCGTTCGTCCCGTTCCCCGTGATCTACACGGGCGGCATCAACCCGCTGTTCTGGCAGCCCGTGGCGGCGCTGGGCGCCTTCGACCTCCCGACCTACgacgtcgagctcaccccgtttCTGGGAATCTTGGTCGACGGCAAGCCGCACGAGATCGTCCTAAGCGTAGTGGATGGCATCGCCGAGTGGCTTGTTGACGCCAACCTGCACCTGTGGCTGGACCCCGCTTCGACGAATGTATCGGCCGCGCTCAGCCGGTACAGGACGCCGCGTCTGTCCATCAAGCGCCGGTACAGCACCCGGCGGCCACTGGACGGAAAGTTCAAGATCCGTGCCAAGAGGAAGTCCCAGTTCAGCGGGTGGGTGAAGTCGTCGTTCGGCAACTTCACGACGAACGTGGAGACGGAGCTGGAGGTGACCAGCCTGGTGGACTTCACCAGCCAGGGCAGGAACAAGACTGTCCGGCTGCAGGTGGAGCAGGACACGGAGGTCGTCGTCCGGTCGTCGGAGACGCGGAAGGCGGTCGGCAAGGTGGAGACGGAGGCTAAGTACCCGCTGTGGCTGGAGATGGTGACGGAGGACGGCGAGAACGACACCTACGTGATGAGGGCGAACCTGACACACTCCCTCAGCGTCGAGACCGACGCCGAGGCCGAGGGGCTGTTTGATGGCGAGACGAGGGTGGTCGACGAGCAAGCCGCCGCGGGGTGGATGCTCGTCAGAGGCCACGACGTGCTCGACGGCTCCGCGGCTACGACGCAGGCGTACAGGTATAGCAACGAGGCGGGGAGGTATGAGCGAGCCATCGACACACTGGATGGTGCGGTGCTGAGCGACAACGTGACCGAGAGCTACCGGGCCTCGGGAGACGGCTTGGCTTGGCTTGCTGCTGGACCCGCGGGAGGGGGTGCCATGGAACTGTGA